In Emys orbicularis isolate rEmyOrb1 chromosome 12, rEmyOrb1.hap1, whole genome shotgun sequence, one genomic interval encodes:
- the LOC135886570 gene encoding olfactory receptor 226-like, translating into MHWANQSHVTEFILVGFPGILELQLLLFLMFLLAYALTVIENTVIIMLIWANVPLHKPMYLFLGNLSFLEIWYVSVTVPKMLLSFVTKRKSISFIACMAQLYFFLALACTECVLLAVMAYDRYVAICNPLRYSAIMSQTLCIRLVAGSWLSGFLISMWKVLFISRLTFCGANIINHFFCDVSPLLNLACTDMSLAALVDFLLALLILLGPLSITVASYICIISTVVRIPSAKGRHKAFSTCASHLLVVTIFYASSLFIYARPRAISSFDSNKLVSVIYTVLTPLFNPVIYCLRNEEFKDTLRKTMHGIKA; encoded by the coding sequence ATGCACTGGGCCAACCAAAGTCATGTGACCGAGTTCATTCTGGTGGGTTTCCCTGGCATCCTGGAGCTGCAGCTCCTGCTCTTCTTGATGTTCCTTCTAGCCTATGCACTGACAGTGATAGAGAATACGGTGATCATCATGCTAATCTGGGCCAACGTCCCACTCCACAAGCCCATGTACCTCTTCCTGGGGAATCTCTCTTTCCTGGAGATCTGGTACGTCTCAGTCACGGTGCCCAAGATGCTATTGAGCTTTGTAACAAAAAGGAAAAGCATCTCCTTTATTGCGTGTATGGCCCAGCTCTACTTCTTCCTGGCCTTGGCCTGCACTGAGTGTGTCCTCCTGGCCGTCATGGCCTACGaccgctacgtggccatctgcaacCCGCTGCGCTACTCAGCCATCATGAGCCAGACTCTCTGCATCCGCCTGGTGGCTGGGTCCTGGCTGAGTGGCTTTCTCATCTCCATGTGGAAGGTCCTCTTCATCTCGCGTCTGACCTTCTGTGGGGCCAACATCATCAATCACTTCTTCTGCGACGTGTCACCGCTGCTCAACCTGGCCTGCACCGACATGTCACTGGCAGCACTTGTGGACTtcctgctggccctgctcatTCTCCTGGGGCCTCTCTCCATTACTGTGGCCTCTTACATCTGCATCATCTCTACGGTTGTGCGCATCCCCTCAGCCAAGGGGCGTCACAAGGCCTTTTCTACATGTGCCTCCCACTTGCTGGTGGTCACCATCTTCTATGCTTCCTCCCTCTTCATCTATGCCAGACCTCGGGCCATAAGTTCCTTTGACTCCAACAAGCTGGTGTCCGTCATCTACACAGTTCTGACACCCCTCTTCAACCCAGTCATCTATTGCCTGAGGAACGAGGAGTTCAAGGACACCCTGAGGAAAACAATGCATGGCATAAAA